In one Sesamum indicum cultivar Zhongzhi No. 13 linkage group LG12, S_indicum_v1.0, whole genome shotgun sequence genomic region, the following are encoded:
- the LOC105175507 gene encoding protein MOR1 isoform X1, producing MSEDEKLLKEAKKLPWEDRLTHKNWKVRNDANIDLAAVCDSISDPKDPRLREFGPFFRKTVADSNAPVQEKALDALIAYLKAADADAGRYAKEVCDAIVAKCLTGRPKTVEKAQMVFMLWVELEAVEAFLDAMEKAIKNKVAKAVVPAIDVMFQALSEFGSKIVPPKRILKMLPELFDHQDQNVRASSKGLTLELCRWIGKDPVKSILFEKMRDTMKKELEAELANVSGTAKPTRKIRSEQDKEPEIEAVSEVTASGPAGENAADVPQEIDEYELVDPVDILTPLEKSGFWEGVKATKWSERKDAVAELTKLASTKRIAPGDFAEVCRTLKKLITDVNIAVAVEAIQALGNLARGLRTHFSGNSRFLLPVLLEKLKEKKQSLTDALTQTLQAMHKSGCLNLTDIIEDVKTAVKNKVPLVRSLTLNWVTYCIETSNKAAILKVHKEYVPICMECLNDGTPEVRDAAFSALAAIAKMVGMRPLEKSLEKLDDVRKKKLSEMIGGSTGDPSTSTSSAAVQSSGGGMAHAEASDGSFVRRSAASMLSGKKPTNVAPAATKKASSAKAGTNKKSDGGQSKVSKPVEQEDIEPAEMSLEEIENRLGSLIQAETITQLKSAVWKERLEAIVSFKEQVEALNDLNPSVEVLIRLLCVVPGWNEKNVQVQQQLIDIITHIASTALKFPKKCVVLCLLGISERVADIKTRTQAMKCLTTFCEAAGPGFIFERLYKIMKEHKNPKVLSEGLLWMVTAIEDFGISYIKLKDLIDFCKDIGLQSSAAATRNATIKLIGALHKFVGPDIKAFLSDVKPALLSALDAEYDKNPFEGASAAPKKTVKVSDSTSSMAAGGVDGLPREDISEKITPTLLKGLESSDWKIRLESIESVNKILEEANRRIQPTGTGELFGALKSRLHDSNKNLIIATLSTIGALASAMGPPVEKSSKGILSDVLKCLGDNKKQMRECTLSTLDSWLAAAHLDKMVPYVTAALTDTKLGAEGRKDLFDWLSRQLAGLSDFPDAIHLLKPSASAMTDKSADVRKAAEAFFNEILRVCGHEMVTKNLKDIQGSALAIVVERLKPYGAFQENFETGRSISAGIASKTSSKVGKSNAYGDRASSSRHGNRVASSRAVPTKGPRQDSIMSVQDTNIQSHALLNVKDSNKDDRERMVVRRFKFEELRLEQIQDLENDIMKYFREDLHRRLLSTDFKKQVDGIEMLQKALPSIGKELIEVLDILLRWFVLRFCESNTSCLLKVLEFLPELLEMLRNEGYTMTEAEAAIFLPCLIEKSGHNIEKVREKMRELMKQIIHAYSPAKTFPYILEGLRSRNNRTRIECADLVGFLLDNYVAEISGQLKSLQIVACLTAERDGDTRKAALNTLATGYKILGDDIWRFVGKLNEAQRSMLDDRFKWKAREMEKRKEGRPGEARAALRRSVRDNGSEPAEQSGEVSRSTTVPILNRENYGHSEVHTERLPITRTYSGVGPTDWNEALDIIAYGSPEQSVEGMKVVCHELAQATADPEGSTMDDIVKDADRLVSCLANKVAKTFDFSLTGASSRSCKYVLNTLMQAFQNKRLAHAVKESTLDSLITELLLWLLDERVPQMDDGSQLLRALNVLMLKILDNADRTSSFVVLINLLRPLNPSRWPAPATNETLIIRNQKFSDLVVKCLIKLTKVLQNTIYDVDLDRILQSIHIYLQELGMDEIRKRAGADDKPLRMVKTVLHELVKLRGTAIKGHLSMVPIDMQPQPIILAYIDLNLQTLAAARMLTPTGPVGQTHWSDSTANNPAPAATHSADAQLKQELAAIFKKIGDKQTCSIGLYELYRITQLYPQVDIFAQLQNASDAFRTYIRDGLAQMERNAAAGRTPSSVPLATPPPAALNLSPRYGPLSPVNTNPLSDSRNMNTRVEPTNFSLPPSYAEDDRHVNASSPRVSSYEQAGLQQNMEESRNDRLPSGVSNGTLDAIRERMKSIQLAASAGNPESRSRPLIQVNGNLNHPPVTEGHGSGNPVHGGILPMDEKALSGLQARMERLKSGSFDSL from the exons ATGTCGGAGGATGAGAAGTTATTGAAGGAGGCGAAGAAATTGCCATGGGAGGATCGATTGACGCACAAGAATTGGAAAGTGAGGAATGATGCGAATATCGATTTGGCAGCCGTTTGCGACTCCATCTCGGATCCCAAGGACCCGCGACTCCGTGAATTTG GTCCGTTTTTCAGGAAGACTGTGGCGGATTCTAATGCCCCCGTGCAGGAGAAGGCTTTGGATGCACTCATTGCGTATTTAAAGGCTGCAGATGCTGATGCTGGAAG ATATGCGAAAGAGGTATGCGATGCAATAGTGGCGAAATGTCTGACTGGAAGGCCTAAAACAGTAGAGAAGGCACAGATGGTCTTTATGCTATGGGTAGAGCTGGAGGCTGTTGAAGCTTTCCTG GATGCTATGGagaaagcaataaaaaataaagttgccAAAGCGGTTGTCCCTGCAATAGATGTCATGTTTCAGGCATTAAG TGAATTTGGCTCAAAGATAGTGCCGCCTAAAAGAATACTGAAGATGCTACCTGAGCTTTTTGATCATCAAGATCAGAATGTTCGTGCTTCTTCAAAAGGGCTGACACTAGAGCTTTGTCGTTGGATAGGAAAAGACCCTGTCAAATCTATATTGTTTGAAAAGATGCGAGATACAATG aaaaaagagttgGAGGCGGAGCTTGCTAATGTAAGTGGAACTGCAAAACCAACCCGCAAAATTAG GTCTGAGCAGGACAAGGAGCCAGAAATAGAAGCTGTTTCTGAGGTTACGGCATCTGGTCCTGCTGGAGAAAATGCAGCTGATG TTCCTCAGGAGATAGATGAATATGAACTTGTTGATCCAGTTGATATCTTGACCCCTCTGGAGAAGTCTGGATTTTGGGAAGGAGTG AAAGCTACAAAATGGTCTGAGCGAAAAGACGCCGTTGCTGAATTAACCAAACTTGCCTCTACTAAAAGGATTGCTCCTGGAGATTTTGCTGAAGTTTGTCGAACCTTAAAAAAG CTTATTACAGATGTGAACATTGCTGTTGCAGTTGAAGCTATCCAAGCACTGGGAAATCTTGCCAGGGGCCTGAGAACCCATTTCTCAGGAAATTCTCGCTTTCTGTTACCTGTTCTACTG GAAAAACTGAAGGAGAAGAAACAGTCTTTGACAGACGCTCTGACTCAAACTCTTCAAGCAATGCACAAGTCAGGATGTTTAAATCTCACTGATATTATTGAAG ATGTTAAAACAGcagtgaaaaataaagttcCTCTTGTAAGATCATTGACGTTGAACTGGGTCACATATTGTATTGAGACAAGTAACAAGGCAGCCATACTTAAAGTGCACAAGGAATATGTTCCGATTTGCATGGAG TGCCTTAATGATGGGACACCTGAAGTGAGGGATGCAGCTTTCTCAGCTTTAGCAGCTATTGCTAAG ATGGTTGGTATGAGACCATTGGAGAAGTCACTGGAAAAACTGGATGATGTTAGGAAAAAGAAGTTATCTGAAATGATTGGGGGTTCGACAGGGGATCCATCAACATCAACAAGCTCAG CTGCAGTTCAGTCTTCTGGTGGAGGTATGGCTCATGCAGAG GCCTCTGATGGATCATTTGTTAGAAGATCAGCAGCTAGCATGCTTAGTGGGAAGAAACCTACTAATGTAGCT CCTGCTGCTACAAAGAAAGCTTCCTCTGCCAAAGCTGGTACCAACAAGAAAAGTGATGGAGGGCAATCAAAAGTTTCTAAGCCTGTGGAACAGGAAGACATCGAG CCAGCAGAAATGAGTTTGGAAGAGATTGAGAACAGATTAGGATCCCTTATACAAGCAGAGACGATTACTCAGCTAAAAAGTGCTGTGTGGAAAGAACGACTTGAAG CTATTGTGTCTTTCAAAGAGCAAGTGGAAGCACTCAACGACCTGAATCCATCAGTTGAGGTTTTGATCCGCTTACTTTGTGTTGTTCCTGGCTGGAATGAGAAAAATGTTCAG GTCCAGCAGCAgcttattgatattattacacACATAGCATCAACCGCGTTGAAGTTTCCCAAAAAATGTGTTGTGCTTTGCCTTTTAG GTATTAGTGAAAGAGTTGCTGACATCAAGACTCGTACTCAGGCCATGAAATGCCTTACTACTTTTTGTGAAGCTGCGGGACCAGGGTTTATATTTGAGAGG CTgtataaaatcatgaaagagCACAAGAATCCCAAGGTTCTAAGTGAAGGCCTATTGTGGATGGTTACTGCAATAGAGGACTTTggtatttcatatattaaactGAAG GATTTAATTGATTTCTGCAAGGACATTGGTTTACAATCTAGTGCTGCTGCAACTAGAAATGCTACCATTAAGCTAATTGGTGCTTTACACAAGTTTGTTGGTCCTG ATATTAAGGCGTTCCTCTCAGATGTTAAACCTGCTCTTTTAAGTGCCCTTGACGCGGAGTATGACAAAAATCCGTTTGAG GGAGCATCTGCAGCTCCTAAGAAGACTGTGAAAGTAAGTGATTCTACATCATCCATGGCTGCTGGTGGTGTAGACGGTCTTCCACGTGAAGATATTAGTGAGAAAATCACCCCCACTTTGTTAAAAGGCCTGGAGAGTTCAGACTGGAAG attcgcttggagtctaTTGAAAGTGTAAATAAAATTCTGGAAGAGGCCAACAGGCGTATACAACCAACTGGAACTG GAGAGTTATTTGGAGCTCTTAAAAGTCGTTTACACGACAGCAACAAGAATTTGATTATAGCAACGTTGTCTACAATTGGTGCTCTTGCATCTGCAATGGGACCGCCGGTTGAGAAGTCAAGCAAG GGCATTCTTTCGGATGTTCTGAAATGCCTTGGCGACAATAAAAAGCAAATGCGAGAGTGCACCTTGAGTACTTTAGACTCTTGGCTTGCTGCTGCTCATCTCGACAAAATG GTCCCTTATGTAACCGCTGCTCTCACGGACACTAAGCTTGGTGCGGAAGGGCGCAAGGATCTTTTTGACTGGTTGTCAAGACAACTTGCTGGATTGTCCGATTTTCCTGATGCTATACATCTGCTAAAACCCTCTGCATCTGCTATGACG GATAAATCAGCAGATGTTCGTAAAGCTGCTGAAGCATTCTTTAATGAAATATTGAGGGTTTGTGGACATGAAATG gtgacaaaaaatttgaaagatatACAAGGTTCTGCTTTAGCTATTGTTGTTGAACGACTGAAACCATATGGGGCTTTTCAAG AAAATTTCGAAACTGGTAGATCGATTTCAGCAGGCATAGCATCCAAAACCAGCTCAAAGGTTGGAAAGTCCAATGCTTATGGAGATCGTGCATCTTCATCACGGCATGGGAACAGAGTTGCATCTTCA AGAGCTGTTCCTACCAAGGGACCAAGACAAGACTCAATCATGTCTGTTCAGGACACCAACATTCAGTCACACGCTTTGCTCAATGTGAAGGACTCAAACAAG GATGATCGAGAGAGAATGGTCGTGCGCAGATTCAAGTTTGAAGAATTACGTTTAGAGCAAATTCAAGATCTTGAG AATGATATTATGAAGTACTTTAGAGAGGATTTGCATCGAAGGTTGCTAAGCACAGACTTTAAGAAGCAAGTTGATGGGATTGAGATGCTGCAGAAG GCTCTTCCATCAATTGGAAAGGAGTTAATTGAAGTCTTGGATATACTCTTGAGGTGGTTCGTGCTGAGGTTCTGCGAATCAAATACATCATGCTTACTAAAG GTGCTGGAGTTTCTTCCTGAACTCCTGGAGATGTTAAGGAATGAGGGTTACACTATGACTGAAGCAGAGGCtgcaatttttcttccttgtttGATTGAGAAG TCTGGACACAACATTGAAAAAGTACGAGAAAAAATGCGGGAATTGATGAAACAAATTATCCATGCATATTCACCCGCAAAAACTTTTCCTTATATTTTGGAAGGCTTGCGTTCTAGAAACAACAGAACAAGGATTGAGTGTGCTGATCTTGTTGGATTTTTGCTGGATAATTACGTAGCTGAG ATAAGTGGGCAATTAAAGTCCTTGCAAATTGTTGCTTGCTTAACTGCTGAACGAGATGGTGACACTAGGAAAGCAGCTTTAAATACATTGGCAACTGGATACAAGATTCTTG GTGATGACATTTGGAGATTTGTTGGAAAGCTTAATGAGGCACAAAGAAGTATGTTGGATGATAGATTTAAGTGGAAG GCCCGAGAGAtggagaagagaaaagaaggcAGGCCAGGGGAAGCTAGAGCTGCCCTAAGGCGTTCAGTGAGGGATAATGG GTCTGAACCTGCCGAGCAAAGTGGGGAAGTGTCTCGGTCTACAACTGTCCCAATCTTGAATCG GGAGAATTATGGTCATTCTGAAGTTCACACAGAGAGACTGCCGATCACTCGAACATATTCTGGTGTGGGCCCCACAGACTGGAATGAAGCTTTAGACATTATAGCATATGGTTCTCCAGAGCAG TCTGTAGAAGGAATGAAAGTTGTATGTCATGAGTTGGCACAAGCAACGGCTGATCCTGAAGGCAGCACAATGGATGACATAGTAAAAGATGCTGATAGACTTGTTTCATGCTTGGCAAATAAG GTGGCAAAGACTTTTGACTTTAGTCTTACTGGTGCCTCTTCTAGGTCTTGTAAATATGTGCTGAACACTCTGATGCAG GCTTTTCAGAACAAGAGACTTGCTCATGCAGTTAAAGAAAGCACCCTTGATAGTCTCATCACTGAGCTGTTGCTCTGGCTTTTGGATGAAAGGGTTCCGCAGATGGATGATGGCAGTCAACTTTTGAGAGCTTTGAATGTTCTGATGTTGAAGATTCTG GATAATGCCGATCGTACCTCatcatttgttgtgcttataAATCTCTTGCGACCTCTGAATCCATCAAGATGGCCTGCTCCAGCAACAAATGAGACTCTCATTATTAGAAATCAGAAATTTTCAGATTTGGTCGTTAAATGTTTAATTAAACTTACTAAG GTCTTGcaaaatacaatatatgaTGTAGACCTTGATCGCATCCTTCAGAGCATCCATATATATCTTCAAGAATTAGGAATGGATGAAATACGGAAGAG AGCGGGAGCTGATGACAAACCGCTTCGCATGGTTAAAACTGTTCTGCATGAGCTTGTTAAACTTCGTGGAACCGCCATAAAGGGTCATCTTTCCATGGTCCCAATTGACATGCAACCTCAACCTATCATCCTTGCCTACATCGATCTTAATCTCCAG ACCTTGGCAGCTGCAAGAATGTTGACGCCAACTGGGCCTGTTGGGCAAACTCACTGGAGTGACTCGACTGCCAACAACCCAGCGCCTGCTGCAACACACTCTGCGGATGCACAATTGAAG CAAGAATTGGCTgcaatatttaagaaaattggtGACAAGCAAACTTGCTCGATTGGTCTTTACGAACTATATCGCATAACACAGTTATATCCCCAG GTTGATATTTTTGCTCAGCTGCAAAATGCCAGCGACGCCTTCCGCACATACATTCGAGATGGTTTGGCGCAG ATGGAAAGAAATGCAGCCGCAGGGAGGACACCTTCGAGTGTGCCCCTGGCTACTCCTCCACCAGCAGCACTCAACCTTTCCCCCAGATACGGCCCTCTATCCCCTGTAAATACAAACCCATTAAGCGATTCAAGAAATATGAATACAAGAGTTGAACCAACAAATTTTAGTTTACCCCCGTCGTATGCTGAAGATGACCGGCATGTTAATGCCAGCTCTCCAAGAGTTTCCAGTTATGAGCAAGCAGGGCTACAGCAGAACATGGAGGAGTCCAGAAACGACAGATTACCATCTGGTG TCTCAAATGGAACATTAGATGCTATTAGGGAGAGGATGAAGAGCATCCAATTAGCAGCTTCTGCTGGGAATCCTGAGTCCAGAAGCCGGCCATTGATACAAGTAAATGGGAATCTTAATCATCCTCCTGTTACAGAAGGGCATGGCAGTGGTAATCCTGTGCATGGTGGGATTCTTCCTATGGATGAGAAGGCATTATCTGGCCTCCAGGCTCGTATGGAACGTTTAAAGAGTGGGTCATTTGATTCTCTGTAG